One genomic region from Rhodopirellula halodulae encodes:
- a CDS encoding SMI1/KNR4 family protein, with amino-acid sequence MEPFHDFDLSDFREPGEYADEQYVGEPFTDADVDRVERELGFKIPASYVALMRTQNGGISRNSCYRMSEPTSWAEDHVAIEGIHGIGSEKDCSLCGVTGSKFWMEEWGYPAIGIYFGDCPSAGHDMICLDYRECGPDGEPSVVHVDQESDYRITFGAKDFETFIRGLEPEEVFDEET; translated from the coding sequence ATGGAACCCTTTCACGATTTTGACTTGTCCGATTTTCGGGAGCCGGGCGAGTACGCCGATGAACAATACGTTGGCGAGCCTTTCACGGATGCGGACGTCGATCGAGTCGAACGTGAACTAGGGTTCAAGATTCCCGCGTCCTACGTTGCGCTGATGCGTACTCAGAATGGCGGAATATCGCGAAACTCCTGCTATCGCATGTCCGAACCAACTTCATGGGCTGAAGACCACGTTGCGATTGAAGGGATTCATGGCATTGGAAGCGAAAAAGATTGTTCCCTCTGTGGTGTGACGGGCAGCAAATTCTGGATGGAAGAATGGGGCTATCCGGCTATCGGAATCTACTTTGGCGATTGCCCTTCCGCTGGTCACGATATGATCTGTCTGGATTACCGAGAATGCGGACCTGATGGTGAACCGAGTGTCGTTCACGTGGACCAGGAATCTGACTACAGAATCACATTCGGCGCAAAAGACTTCGAGACGTTCATTCGTGGGCTTGAACCGGAAGAAGTGTTCGACGAAGAGACGTAA